A DNA window from Anastrepha ludens isolate Willacy chromosome 6, idAnaLude1.1, whole genome shotgun sequence contains the following coding sequences:
- the LOC128867915 gene encoding uncharacterized protein LOC128867915 gives MVDKKAIVPGVYGHSKCSAGQSIYVTTYQRPVTEKQDLQESKKRSFVNRLNSHETHFRTKDSDLYLKNMTTTSDVVYNIRPAKVRAEAEGGGKLIEKTEDLLGPHYDATETGLIRSLHCERMREEALRNRTTYNSDFPERRMRPREKTLLELRRKCKQSPPFSTDE, from the coding sequence ATGGTCGACAAGAAGGCCATTGTGCCAGGTGTTTACGGGCATTCCAAATGTTCTGCTGGGCAAAGCATTTATGTCACAACTTATCAGCGTCCAGTAACGGAGAAACAGGACTTACAGGAAAGTAAAAAACGAAGTTTCGTCAACAGACTTAATAGCCATGAGACCCATTTCAGAACGAAGGACTCTGATTTATACCTGAAGAACATGACGACCACATCGGATGTTGTGTATAATATACGACCAGCAAAAGTACGAGCCGAAGCCGAAGGCGGTGGGAAGCTGATAGAGAAAACTGAAGATTTGTTGGGCCCACATTATGATGCGACGGAGACTGGCCTAATTCGCAGTTTGCATTGTGAACGGATGCGCGAAGAGGCATTACGGAATCGCACCACGTATAACAGTGATTTTCCAGAGAGGCGGAtgcgcccacgcgaaaagactTTGCTAGAACTTCGCCGAAAATGTAAACAGTCGCCACCATTTAGCACAGACGAgtag